TGCAAGCGCGGTCACGGGCGTTTCATCGGTGACAGTGACCTGCAACAGTGGCTGTGTCTCCGACCGAATTTGTCGCACGTCGGTGACCGTTTGGTAGTCAGCCAGTAACTCGTCAAGGCATTCGATCGGTCCGTTCGCCGCAAGATAGCAGATGACGGCACCGTCACCACGGGGGACCGCACCGTCCAGCGACAGGGTTTGGTCCACATCTCGCGCGGCACCGACGAACGGGACTGTCTCGTCGCGGGCCTCGATAGTTACTTCGGTGACCGTGTCAGAGACCAGCAAGTTCTCCTGCCGGCCAGCCTTGATTGCGAACCCGGCGACGCTACCCAAGGTTTCGAGGGCGACACACTCCTGTTCGCTAAACCCGTCCTCTTGGCCGGAATACACCGTTACGACGCCGTAGACGGTCCCATGATACGCTAGCGGGACCGCAAGGCACGACCGGATGCCGTGGCCGAACGCCGCTCGACGGACGCCACGGGGGACAGTATCGTCCTCGGCAATCGTCTCAACGAGTTTCGTTTCGCCCGACGTGACAGCTTCCTGTCCGGGTAGAGTCCGCTCATCACCCAGACTCTCGTCGATTTGCTCTTGCAGGTCGGGGGCCTTGCCCGCTGAAGCAACCATCTGCAGACGTTCCGGGGAGAGCTCCCGGTCACCGACCCACGCAAACCGGTAGAGGTCGGTGCCACCCAGTCGCTCGCATACCGTCCGGGCGATGTCCGAGCGATCCGAGGCGCCGAGGACCTGCTGTAACACGGCTGCAACCAGCGAGTTGATGCGTTGGAGTCGATCGAGTCGGTGGTCAAGCCGATCGATAGCTTGCGTAGTCTCCTTTCTCGGTGTACAATTCCGAACGTACACGAGCGCACGCTCGTCGATTTGAACATCGATCGCGAGCCACTGATCGATCAGCGGGTAATACTCCTCGAACGATGCCGATGTCGGCTGAGCGTCGTCGAACGTTTCCCGCAGCGTCCCGGCGGCCGACTTCGGGAAGCTCTCACTGATTGTCGTACCACGCAGGGTAGCCGGATCGCCGTCCAGCAGCGTCGCGGCGGCGTCGTTGACGTCGAGAATCTTTCCGTCACTCGTCGTCTCGATGACCCCGATCGGGGCCTGTCGGAGGCGAGTGTCCATCGTCTTTGTAGCACTGTCGTCTAGCTCGGCGGCATCGTTCTGTTCAGTCATTCGTCTGTAACCGGTCGGAACTCAAATCGGGCGCCGCCGGACGATCCCTCCGTGATCGAAACTGTCCAGTCGTGTGCGCGAGCAATCCGCTCGACGATCGTCAGTCCGAGTCCAGTTCCTGCCTCGGCAGAGGAGTAGCCAGGATCGAAGACTCGTTCACGCTCGTCAGGTGCGATTCCGGGCCCGTCATCGGCGACGAAGAATCCGCCGTCGAGACTACCCACGAGGATACGAACCGACTCGTCAAGGTCCAGTCCTGCCTCAGCACTGGGTGAAGAATGGGAGTGTTGGGCGTCGTCCTGGCGAGTTTGCGAGCCGGGGCTCGTTGAACTGTGTTCCACGGCGTTTCGGAACAGATTCTCGAACAGTCGTTGCAGTCGATCGGCGTCGGCGTTGATTGGTGACAGATCGTCGTCGA
The sequence above is drawn from the Halostagnicola kamekurae genome and encodes:
- a CDS encoding bacterio-opsin activator domain-containing protein, with the translated sequence MTEQNDAAELDDSATKTMDTRLRQAPIGVIETTSDGKILDVNDAAATLLDGDPATLRGTTISESFPKSAAGTLRETFDDAQPTSASFEEYYPLIDQWLAIDVQIDERALVYVRNCTPRKETTQAIDRLDHRLDRLQRINSLVAAVLQQVLGASDRSDIARTVCERLGGTDLYRFAWVGDRELSPERLQMVASAGKAPDLQEQIDESLGDERTLPGQEAVTSGETKLVETIAEDDTVPRGVRRAAFGHGIRSCLAVPLAYHGTVYGVVTVYSGQEDGFSEQECVALETLGSVAGFAIKAGRQENLLVSDTVTEVTIEARDETVPFVGAARDVDQTLSLDGAVPRGDGAVICYLAANGPIECLDELLADYQTVTDVRQIRSETQPLLQVTVTDETPVTALAAWGATIRGGEYNSESARLVAELPSDGDVRRLIEVVDETVSETKLIAKEETNQTPEPVEAFQDGLNDRLTDRQQTVLRTAYLSDYFASPRGSTSSEVAETLDIAGSTMLYHLRRAEQKLVKSFFDGAESDPTGGEATVSNDQ